A window of Pseudomonas alcaliphila JAB1 genomic DNA:
ATTTTCCGGGGCTTCGCCTTTGGCGCCGCGATGGCCGTAGATGAGAGTCACTGTTGCTCCTTGACGGTGTCGAGGTGGCGTGGCTGGTGATGGCGCACGCTGTTGATCACGTGATCGTATTCGAAATAGACACTGAATTCGCGGTAGTCCCAGCGTGTGATCGGCGGCTGGCCGACGGGCTTGTGCTCTTCATCGGCCAGGCCGAAACGCTCCAGTACCGAACGCTTGGACTGGCCTTTGTGCGGCAGGTTGCTGGCGTCGAGATCGGCGCCCTGGCTGCCCAGGGGAATGGTCAGGGTATCGGCGAAGAGAGCGGTAGGGGCGAGCAGGGTGAAAAGCAGAGCGAGACGATACATGGCGGTTCCTTGGCGACTGTCATTCGCGGGCTTGGCGACGCTCCAAAGCCTGCTTTTGCAGGATATGCCGAGCCAGCAACTGGCGCTGTGCGTCGGTCAACGCTTCGAACTCGGTGCCGATCTCGAATTGGCCATCCGCGCG
This region includes:
- a CDS encoding phosphodiesterase, which encodes MYRLALLFTLLAPTALFADTLTIPLGSQGADLDASNLPHKGQSKRSVLERFGLADEEHKPVGQPPITRWDYREFSVYFEYDHVINSVRHHQPRHLDTVKEQQ